The Blastomonas fulva genome contains a region encoding:
- a CDS encoding IS91 family transposase, translated as MRTSIEVADIFRVAGPGYRIAHAGHLSLHQLKIMSAVEHCRTATMGGHVEACTDCGHWRIAYNSCRNRHCPKCQGAAARTWLAEREADLLPVGYFHVVFTLPAQVSAIAFHNKALLYDLLFKAASQTMLTIAADPRHLGARIGITAVLHTWGSALTHHPHVHMIVPGGGIARDGERWISARPAFLLPVRVLGALFRRLFLTRLIALHDAGKLGFFGSLAHLAERRAFLRHLSPVRRKRWVVYAKPPFAGPEAVLAYLARYTHRVAISNSRILRFDSEGVTFRYKDYRRNGAQRQQDMTLGADEFIRRFLLHNLPRGFHRIRHYGLLAGATRKAHLEHARRLLAVAPPAIDDTAVDPPDHRPPCPCCGGSMVIIETFERRYQPRAPPHPVNASGRTSS; from the coding sequence GTGCGCACCTCCATAGAGGTGGCCGACATCTTCCGCGTTGCAGGGCCTGGCTATCGCATTGCCCATGCCGGGCATCTGAGCCTGCACCAGCTCAAGATCATGTCGGCCGTCGAGCATTGCCGCACCGCTACAATGGGCGGTCACGTCGAAGCCTGCACAGACTGCGGGCATTGGCGGATCGCCTATAACAGCTGTCGCAACCGGCATTGCCCCAAGTGCCAGGGAGCAGCCGCGCGTACCTGGCTGGCCGAGCGCGAGGCCGACCTGTTGCCGGTGGGCTATTTCCACGTCGTGTTCACGCTCCCGGCACAGGTCAGCGCCATTGCGTTCCACAACAAGGCGCTGCTCTATGACCTGCTGTTCAAGGCCGCCTCCCAGACGATGCTGACCATCGCCGCCGACCCCAGGCATCTGGGCGCACGTATCGGCATTACCGCTGTACTCCACACCTGGGGCTCGGCGCTTACCCATCATCCGCATGTCCATATGATCGTGCCCGGCGGCGGTATCGCGCGTGATGGCGAGCGCTGGATATCTGCGCGCCCGGCCTTTCTTCTGCCCGTCCGTGTCCTGGGCGCCCTGTTCCGCCGCCTGTTCCTCACGCGGCTGATCGCGCTCCACGATGCCGGCAAGCTCGGGTTCTTCGGCAGCCTGGCGCATCTCGCCGAGCGGCGGGCCTTTCTGCGTCATCTGTCACCGGTCCGCAGAAAGCGCTGGGTGGTCTATGCCAAGCCGCCCTTTGCAGGACCTGAGGCGGTGCTCGCCTATCTGGCGCGCTATACCCACCGCGTCGCCATCTCGAACAGCCGCATCCTCCGCTTCGACAGTGAAGGCGTCACGTTCCGCTACAAGGATTATCGCCGCAATGGCGCGCAGCGCCAGCAGGACATGACCTTAGGCGCCGACGAGTTCATCCGTCGCTTCCTGCTGCACAACCTGCCACGCGGGTTCCACCGGATACGCCATTACGGGCTGCTGGCCGGTGCGACCCGCAAGGCCCATCTCGAACACGCCCGCCGACTGCTGGCGGTTGCGCCACCTGCCATCGATGACACGGCTGTCGATCCGCCGGACCATCGGCCACCGTGCCCGTGCTGCGGTGGCAGCATGGTCATCATCGAGACTTTCGAGCGCAGATATCAGCCGCGCGCACCACCGCATCCTGTCAACGCATCCGGGAGAACATCGTCGTGA
- a CDS encoding tyrosine-type recombinase/integrase: MNELIAIGTVSPLRQRLIEDMNMRRFSRETQRNYIRDVGRFATWLGRSPHTATAEDLRRFQIDQRETGVPVPTMNSIVAALRFFFTHTLDRPDLARKLVRTSHARKIPVVLTQDEVKRLLEATTCLKHQAALSVAYGAGLRVGEVSALKVRDIDSKRMVLRIERGKGGRYRNAMLPEGLLVLLREWWRAGRQQGVLHADSWLFPGRSALLPISTRQLYRVVVEAAEAADITRRVGPHTLRHSFATHLLEDGVDIRVIQALLGHAKLNTTAFYTQVATKTMRAVISPLDRLALTSSTAQVPDG; encoded by the coding sequence ATGAACGAGCTTATAGCGATCGGTACGGTCAGCCCGCTGCGCCAGCGGTTGATCGAGGACATGAACATGCGGCGCTTCAGCCGCGAGACGCAGCGCAACTATATCCGCGATGTTGGACGTTTCGCCACATGGCTGGGACGCTCGCCGCACACGGCAACTGCAGAGGATCTGCGGCGCTTCCAGATCGACCAACGCGAGACCGGCGTTCCGGTGCCGACGATGAACAGCATAGTTGCAGCGCTGCGGTTCTTCTTCACCCACACGCTGGATCGGCCCGATCTGGCGCGCAAGCTGGTGCGCACTTCGCACGCCCGCAAGATCCCCGTGGTGCTGACCCAGGACGAGGTGAAGCGGTTGCTGGAGGCCACGACCTGCCTCAAGCATCAGGCAGCGCTGTCGGTTGCCTATGGCGCGGGACTGCGCGTCGGCGAGGTCTCGGCGCTCAAGGTGCGCGACATCGACAGCAAGCGCATGGTGCTGCGTATCGAGCGTGGCAAGGGTGGCCGATATCGCAACGCCATGCTGCCCGAAGGCCTGCTCGTGCTGCTGCGCGAGTGGTGGCGCGCCGGACGACAACAGGGCGTGTTGCATGCAGACAGCTGGCTTTTCCCAGGCAGAAGCGCGCTGCTGCCGATCAGCACCCGGCAGCTGTATCGCGTCGTCGTCGAGGCAGCCGAGGCAGCGGACATCACAAGGCGGGTCGGCCCGCACACCTTGCGGCACAGCTTCGCCACCCATCTGCTGGAGGACGGGGTCGATATCCGCGTCATCCAGGCGTTGCTGGGCCATGCCAAGCTTAACACCACCGCTTTCTACACACAGGTGGCAACCAAGACGATGCGAGCGGTGATCAGTCCGCTCGACAGGCTGGCCTTGACCTCATCCACCGCGCAGGTGCCCGACGGCTGA
- a CDS encoding acyl-CoA dehydrogenase family protein yields MSSRPTPAELADYEAQADAWFRENTPKDPGFMLPLTFMEVSTDQQFDFLCAWQRKVYEAGYLGASWPVEYGGGGLHPDFQRIATKVMKKYDGPIMLNAIGIGWAGPLIMDIGSEEEKKKYIKGMLNAEDIWCQGFSEPENGSDLGNAQLKAVRDGDEYVLNGSKIWTSLGDRAKYMILLARTSNEGPNKYAGLSFFLSPMHAPGIETRRIKKLTGEYGFVQCFFTDARIPAECLMGNEGDGWQIAMKTLEYERGAKVNLAGGYFLKELDAMGVVELARQSQRGGKPLLDDPVMKDRMVDFMMDIQALNLNNQRRRMGPLVQDRPMGLALMNKLARTEMIRELTEFSLSFQGTRGGYYVDDPCAVDNGYWHRSYLNSFSATIGGGTSEIQRNIIAEHVLGLPKGR; encoded by the coding sequence ATGTCATCCCGCCCGACGCCAGCCGAACTGGCCGATTACGAAGCCCAGGCCGACGCCTGGTTCCGCGAGAACACCCCCAAGGACCCCGGCTTCATGCTGCCTTTGACCTTCATGGAGGTCAGCACTGACCAGCAGTTCGATTTCCTCTGCGCCTGGCAGCGCAAGGTGTACGAGGCGGGCTATCTCGGCGCGAGCTGGCCTGTCGAATATGGCGGCGGCGGACTGCACCCCGATTTCCAGCGCATCGCCACCAAGGTGATGAAGAAGTACGATGGCCCGATCATGCTCAACGCGATCGGCATCGGCTGGGCAGGGCCGCTGATCATGGACATCGGCAGCGAGGAAGAGAAAAAGAAATACATCAAGGGGATGCTCAACGCAGAGGATATCTGGTGTCAGGGTTTCTCCGAGCCCGAAAACGGCTCCGACCTCGGCAATGCGCAGCTCAAGGCGGTGCGAGACGGTGATGAGTATGTGCTCAACGGCTCGAAGATCTGGACCTCTCTGGGCGACCGCGCCAAGTACATGATCCTGCTCGCGCGCACCTCGAACGAGGGGCCGAACAAGTATGCGGGGCTCAGCTTCTTTCTCTCGCCGATGCACGCACCGGGGATCGAGACGCGGCGGATCAAGAAGCTCACCGGCGAGTACGGCTTCGTCCAGTGCTTCTTCACCGACGCGCGCATCCCCGCCGAATGCCTGATGGGCAACGAAGGCGATGGCTGGCAGATCGCGATGAAGACGCTGGAATACGAACGCGGTGCCAAGGTGAACCTTGCGGGTGGGTACTTCCTCAAGGAACTCGACGCGATGGGCGTGGTAGAGCTTGCGCGCCAGTCGCAGCGCGGCGGCAAGCCCCTGCTCGACGATCCGGTGATGAAGGACCGGATGGTCGATTTCATGATGGATATCCAGGCGCTCAATCTCAACAACCAGCGCCGCCGCATGGGGCCATTGGTGCAGGACCGCCCGATGGGGCTTGCGCTGATGAACAAGCTCGCGCGCACCGAGATGATCCGCGAGCTCACCGAGTTCTCGCTGAGCTTCCAGGGCACCCGCGGCGGCTATTATGTCGATGATCCGTGCGCGGTCGACAACGGCTATTGGCACCGCAGCTATCTCAACAGCTTCTCCGCCACCATCGGCGGCGGTACCTCGGAAATCCAGCGCAACATCATCGCCGAGCATGTACTCGGCCTGCCGAAGGGGCGCTAA
- a CDS encoding DUF2975 domain-containing protein translates to MTLSNTRTKDPLLAVATVLIWLILGITAFAGIIVTICIPGVILFGAEFVEAPQLNPLSTETKALICGLLAGVAALLYLFWRFFRAMQGIVRSVGEGDPFVPVNADRLTQMAWMVLAMNIAAIPLAALGLHIARLVGESGGSMKGAFDLGGVILAITLFILARVFRQGAAMRNDLEGTV, encoded by the coding sequence ATGACCCTTTCTAACACCCGCACCAAGGACCCGCTGCTTGCGGTTGCAACAGTGCTCATCTGGCTCATCCTCGGGATCACCGCCTTTGCCGGGATCATCGTCACCATCTGCATTCCCGGCGTCATCCTGTTCGGCGCCGAGTTTGTCGAGGCTCCGCAGCTCAATCCGCTGTCGACAGAGACGAAGGCTCTGATTTGCGGACTTCTCGCAGGGGTCGCAGCCTTGCTTTATCTTTTCTGGCGCTTCTTTCGGGCGATGCAGGGCATCGTGCGCAGCGTGGGCGAAGGCGACCCGTTCGTCCCCGTCAACGCAGACCGATTGACCCAGATGGCCTGGATGGTTCTGGCCATGAATATCGCTGCGATCCCGCTCGCCGCGCTGGGCCTTCACATCGCGCGGCTCGTGGGGGAAAGCGGCGGATCGATGAAAGGCGCGTTCGATCTGGGAGGGGTCATTCTGGCCATCACCCTTTTCATCCTCGCCCGCGTGTTCCGCCAGGGCGCAGCGATGCGCAACGATCTCGAAGGGACCGTGTGA
- a CDS encoding acyl-CoA dehydrogenase family protein — protein sequence MAFSEGNLADHLGALSYSEEQIELMDVATNFCRDRSPIDKVRKLIEDEHGYDPAVWQEIVDLGWLGIAVPEAQGGVGLSMAEVAPIAEQMGRRLLATPFATCTIAAQALLAAGDEAQCAEWLPRIVAGEVATLALTEPHGDWDLGHVEATAKASGDGYVLSGTKQFVVYAQHAALVIASVTVEGAVRLALIERSAIPDSALRREIIIDETKRSYELTLDGITIPASALLDAGRSGTALTQIELASALLQAAEMCGGTQSAIDYTIEYLKTRKQFGKLIGEYQALKHPITNAYVGYEKARSHMLSAAHNFGQQGVGEIAVRMAKASADKAYSFAADRAVQFHGGFGFTHDCDAGLYRRSAIWHASQYGDAAWHRAKLADLLF from the coding sequence ATGGCTTTCAGCGAAGGAAATCTCGCCGACCATCTCGGCGCGCTGAGCTACAGCGAAGAGCAGATCGAGCTGATGGATGTCGCGACCAATTTCTGTCGCGACAGGTCGCCGATCGACAAGGTGCGCAAGCTGATCGAGGATGAGCATGGCTATGATCCTGCGGTGTGGCAGGAGATCGTCGACCTCGGCTGGCTGGGCATCGCGGTGCCCGAGGCGCAGGGCGGGGTTGGCCTGTCGATGGCCGAGGTCGCGCCGATCGCAGAGCAGATGGGGCGGCGGTTGCTCGCAACACCGTTTGCGACCTGCACCATCGCCGCGCAGGCGCTGCTGGCAGCAGGCGACGAGGCGCAGTGCGCTGAGTGGCTGCCGCGCATCGTTGCAGGCGAAGTCGCGACTTTGGCGCTCACCGAGCCGCATGGCGACTGGGACCTCGGCCATGTCGAGGCGACCGCCAAGGCGAGCGGCGACGGCTATGTCCTCTCGGGCACCAAGCAGTTCGTGGTCTATGCCCAGCATGCGGCGCTTGTCATCGCATCGGTCACTGTCGAGGGCGCAGTGCGGCTGGCGCTGATCGAGCGTTCGGCCATCCCCGACAGTGCCTTGCGCCGCGAGATCATCATCGACGAGACCAAGCGCAGCTACGAGCTCACCCTCGACGGGATCACCATCCCTGCGTCCGCGCTGCTCGATGCCGGACGCTCGGGCACGGCGCTGACGCAGATCGAGCTGGCCAGCGCCTTGCTGCAGGCCGCCGAGATGTGCGGCGGGACGCAGAGCGCGATCGATTACACGATCGAGTATCTGAAAACCCGCAAGCAGTTCGGAAAATTGATCGGCGAATATCAGGCGCTCAAGCACCCGATCACCAACGCCTATGTCGGCTATGAAAAGGCGCGCTCGCACATGCTCAGCGCGGCGCACAATTTCGGCCAGCAGGGCGTCGGCGAGATCGCGGTGCGCATGGCCAAGGCGTCCGCCGACAAGGCCTACAGCTTCGCCGCCGACCGCGCGGTGCAGTTCCACGGCGGCTTCGGCTTCACGCACGATTGCGACGCAGGGCTCTACCGCCGCAGCGCAATCTGGCACGCCAGCCAGTATGGCGACGCCGCCTGGCACCGGGCCAAGCTGGCCGATCTTCTGTTCTGA
- a CDS encoding crotonase/enoyl-CoA hydratase family protein, translating into MSEVQTLADDGVLIITINRPEAKNAVNRAVAEGMAAALEELDSNDALRVGIIKGAGGTFCSGMDLKAFLTGELPMVKGKGFCGFVEAPPRKPLIAAVDGYALAGGMEVALTCDLIVANSKAQFGIPETKRGLAAAAGGLMRLPRQVPPRIAMELALTGDFISAQRAYEIGFVNRVVEGPAIDGALELAHKISANGPLAVRVSKQVIVESRGWSDGEMWGKQQELVGQVMVSQDAREGAAAFAQKRAPNWTGK; encoded by the coding sequence ATGTCTGAAGTGCAAACCCTCGCGGACGATGGCGTCCTCATCATCACGATCAACCGGCCCGAAGCCAAGAATGCGGTCAACCGCGCGGTGGCCGAAGGCATGGCGGCGGCGCTGGAAGAGCTCGACAGCAACGACGCCCTGCGGGTCGGCATCATCAAGGGAGCAGGCGGTACCTTCTGTTCGGGAATGGACCTCAAGGCCTTCCTCACCGGTGAGCTTCCGATGGTCAAGGGCAAGGGCTTTTGCGGTTTCGTCGAAGCGCCGCCCAGGAAGCCGCTGATCGCCGCAGTCGATGGCTATGCGCTCGCGGGCGGCATGGAGGTCGCGCTGACCTGCGACCTGATCGTGGCCAACAGCAAGGCGCAGTTCGGCATCCCCGAGACCAAGCGCGGCCTTGCAGCGGCCGCCGGCGGGCTGATGCGGCTGCCGCGCCAGGTGCCGCCGCGGATCGCGATGGAACTGGCGCTCACCGGCGATTTCATCTCGGCGCAGCGCGCGTACGAGATCGGCTTCGTCAACCGCGTGGTCGAAGGCCCCGCGATCGATGGCGCGCTCGAACTTGCACACAAGATCAGCGCCAACGGCCCGCTGGCGGTGCGCGTGTCCAAGCAGGTGATCGTCGAATCGCGCGGCTGGAGCGACGGGGAAATGTGGGGCAAGCAGCAGGAGCTCGTCGGCCAGGTGATGGTCTCGCAGGATGCCCGCGAGGGCGCGGCAGCGTTCGCGCAGAAGCGCGCGCCCAACTGGACCGGCAAGTAA
- a CDS encoding helix-turn-helix domain-containing protein yields MPPITDDTEGTRIMVKLDDLLYARRMTLTELAERVGLTLANLSILKTGKAKAIRFSTLAAICRELECQPGDLLAYDDEQPQ; encoded by the coding sequence ATGCCGCCCATTACCGATGACACCGAAGGAACCCGGATCATGGTGAAGCTCGACGACCTGCTTTATGCCCGCCGCATGACCCTGACCGAGCTGGCCGAGCGGGTGGGTCTCACCCTTGCCAACCTCTCGATCCTCAAGACCGGAAAGGCCAAGGCGATCCGCTTCTCCACCCTCGCCGCGATCTGCCGCGAGCTGGAGTGCCAGCCCGGTGATCTGCTGGCCTATGATGACGAACAGCCGCAGTGA
- a CDS encoding DUF1214 domain-containing protein, with translation MHAGVRYGLLLVAGLALGTGAAVVQLRQSFASLGIENGPWRTAAKVGTKDASVATRATVALRGLLALPEREAIYFNADEDSAGRKLSGKCSYRVSGGAMDARWWSLTLYDAKGYLIPNRASVYSLGSAALAPVEASNWQVDIARTRRGTHWIAMPDDRPFELTLRAYHPSAKLLAARGSVTLPRIERRECRT, from the coding sequence ATGCACGCTGGGGTTCGCTATGGGTTGCTGCTGGTTGCCGGGCTGGCGCTCGGGACGGGCGCAGCGGTGGTGCAGTTGCGCCAGAGCTTTGCCTCGCTGGGCATCGAAAACGGACCCTGGCGCACCGCCGCCAAGGTGGGTACCAAGGACGCGAGCGTCGCCACTCGCGCCACGGTGGCTTTGCGTGGCCTGCTGGCGCTGCCCGAGCGCGAGGCGATCTATTTCAACGCGGACGAGGATAGCGCCGGGCGCAAGCTCAGCGGCAAGTGCAGCTATCGCGTTTCCGGTGGCGCGATGGATGCGCGCTGGTGGAGCCTGACGCTGTATGACGCAAAGGGCTACCTCATCCCCAACCGGGCAAGCGTGTATTCGCTGGGCAGCGCCGCGCTTGCGCCTGTGGAAGCGTCGAACTGGCAGGTCGATATCGCCCGCACCCGCCGGGGCACGCACTGGATCGCGATGCCCGACGACCGGCCGTTCGAGCTCACGCTGCGCGCCTATCACCCTTCGGCAAAGCTGCTTGCCGCGCGGGGCAGCGTGACGCTGCCGCGAATCGAGCGCAGGGAGTGCCGGACATGA
- the ppdK gene encoding pyruvate, phosphate dikinase, which yields MTKYVYRFGGGANDGGAGDKFLLGGKGANLDGMASIGLPVPPGFTISTEMCTRYYQDGEVFPDSLKAEVAEGLRHIEAITGKNFGDAADPLLVSVRSGARVSMPGMMDTVLNLGLNDATVEGLAQVSGDERFAWDSYRRFVQMYSDVVLGLDHDAFEEALEIMKEDNGFFSDTEMEAKHWKALVAEYMALVQDQWGKPFPQDVHDQLWGAVAAVFGSWQSERAKVYRRLNDIPAEWGTAVNVQAMVFGNMGDTSATGVAFTRNPSTGENLYYGEFLINAQGEDVVAGIRTPQYLTRQAREEANAKPQSMEEAMSETYAELARVFDILEKHYRDMQDIEFTVERGKLWMLQTRSGKRTAKAALRIAVDMANEGLITEEEAIARVDPMALDQLLHPSLDPAAVRDVLTKGLPASPGAASGLIVFDADTAERRNEMGDSVILVRIETSPEDIHGMHAARGILTARGGMTSHAAVVARGMGRPCVSGAGSLSIDNKERVLRIGKRELREGDTITIDGTTGEVMMGSVPTVQPELVGDFGVLMGWADKVRRLKVRTNAETPEDCRVARDFGAEGIGLCRTEHMFFEASRITNVRQMILAEDEAGRRAALEKLLPEQRADFHSIFEVMAGLPVTIRLLDPPLHEFLPHSESEFAEVAQAAGVGVEVLKRRANELHEFNPMLGHRGCRLGVTYPEIYEMQARAIFEAACDVAAESGAAPIPEVMIPLVATRRELELMKKVVDVAAEMVFAEKGRRIEYLVGTMIELPRAALMADEIAEVGEFFSFGTNDLTQTTLGVSRDDAGRFLTQYVDKGIFARDPFVSLDIEGVGQLIEIAVQKGRKTRPDIKLGICGEHGGDPASIAFCETTGLDYVSASPYRVPIARLAAAQAALKKA from the coding sequence ATGACCAAATATGTGTACCGGTTCGGTGGCGGCGCCAATGATGGTGGCGCGGGTGACAAGTTCCTGCTGGGCGGCAAGGGGGCCAATCTGGATGGCATGGCGTCGATCGGTCTGCCGGTGCCTCCCGGCTTCACCATCAGCACCGAAATGTGCACGCGCTATTACCAGGATGGCGAGGTGTTCCCCGACAGCCTGAAGGCCGAGGTCGCAGAAGGACTCAGGCATATCGAGGCGATCACGGGCAAGAATTTCGGCGATGCGGCCGATCCGCTTCTGGTCTCGGTTCGCTCGGGCGCGCGCGTGTCAATGCCCGGGATGATGGACACCGTGCTCAACCTGGGCCTCAACGATGCCACCGTCGAGGGGCTGGCGCAGGTCTCGGGCGACGAGCGTTTTGCCTGGGACAGCTATCGCCGCTTCGTCCAGATGTATTCGGACGTGGTGCTGGGCCTCGACCATGATGCGTTCGAGGAAGCGCTCGAGATCATGAAGGAAGACAACGGCTTCTTCAGCGATACCGAGATGGAGGCGAAGCACTGGAAGGCGCTGGTGGCCGAATATATGGCGCTGGTGCAGGACCAGTGGGGCAAGCCGTTCCCGCAGGATGTGCACGACCAGTTGTGGGGCGCGGTCGCCGCAGTGTTCGGATCGTGGCAGTCGGAACGCGCCAAGGTCTATCGCCGCCTCAACGACATCCCGGCCGAATGGGGCACCGCGGTCAACGTGCAGGCGATGGTGTTCGGCAACATGGGCGACACCTCGGCGACGGGCGTGGCGTTCACCCGCAACCCCTCGACCGGCGAGAACCTCTATTACGGCGAGTTCCTGATCAACGCGCAGGGCGAGGACGTGGTCGCAGGGATCCGCACGCCGCAGTACCTGACCCGCCAGGCGCGCGAGGAAGCCAATGCCAAGCCGCAGAGCATGGAAGAGGCGATGTCCGAAACCTATGCCGAACTGGCGCGGGTGTTCGATATCCTCGAAAAGCACTATCGCGACATGCAGGACATCGAGTTTACGGTCGAGCGCGGCAAATTGTGGATGCTGCAGACCCGCTCGGGCAAGCGCACCGCCAAGGCGGCGCTGCGGATCGCGGTCGATATGGCCAATGAAGGCCTGATCACCGAGGAAGAGGCGATCGCGCGCGTCGATCCGATGGCGCTCGACCAGTTGCTCCACCCCTCGCTCGATCCCGCTGCGGTGCGTGACGTTCTGACCAAGGGCCTGCCTGCGTCTCCGGGCGCGGCGAGCGGGCTGATCGTGTTCGATGCCGACACCGCCGAGCGTCGCAACGAGATGGGCGATTCGGTGATTCTGGTCCGCATCGAGACCAGCCCAGAGGACATCCACGGCATGCACGCGGCGCGCGGCATCCTGACCGCACGCGGCGGGATGACCAGCCACGCCGCCGTGGTCGCACGCGGCATGGGGCGCCCCTGCGTCTCGGGCGCAGGCAGCCTCTCGATCGACAACAAGGAGCGCGTGCTGCGCATCGGCAAGCGCGAGCTGCGCGAGGGCGACACCATCACCATCGACGGCACCACCGGCGAGGTGATGATGGGCTCGGTTCCCACCGTGCAGCCCGAACTGGTCGGCGATTTCGGCGTGCTGATGGGCTGGGCCGACAAGGTCCGCCGCCTCAAGGTGCGCACCAATGCCGAGACGCCCGAGGATTGCCGCGTGGCGCGCGATTTCGGTGCCGAGGGCATCGGCCTGTGCCGCACCGAGCACATGTTCTTCGAGGCGAGCCGCATTACCAATGTCCGCCAGATGATCCTCGCCGAGGATGAGGCGGGCCGGCGGGCCGCGCTGGAGAAGCTGCTGCCCGAACAGCGCGCCGACTTCCACAGCATCTTCGAGGTGATGGCGGGGCTGCCTGTCACCATCCGTTTGCTCGACCCGCCGCTGCACGAGTTCCTGCCGCACAGCGAGAGCGAGTTTGCCGAAGTCGCACAGGCTGCAGGCGTCGGCGTCGAGGTGCTCAAGCGCCGTGCCAACGAACTGCACGAGTTCAATCCCATGCTCGGCCATCGCGGCTGCCGCCTGGGCGTCACCTACCCTGAAATCTACGAAATGCAGGCGCGCGCGATCTTCGAGGCGGCGTGCGATGTCGCTGCCGAAAGCGGCGCGGCACCGATCCCCGAGGTGATGATCCCGCTGGTCGCCACCCGGCGCGAGCTCGAGCTGATGAAGAAGGTGGTCGATGTGGCCGCCGAGATGGTGTTCGCCGAAAAGGGCCGCCGGATCGAATATCTGGTCGGCACGATGATCGAGCTGCCGCGCGCGGCGCTGATGGCCGACGAGATCGCCGAGGTGGGCGAGTTCTTCAGCTTCGGCACCAATGACCTCACGCAGACCACGCTGGGCGTCAGCCGCGACGATGCGGGCCGGTTCCTGACGCAATATGTCGACAAGGGCATTTTTGCGCGTGATCCGTTCGTCAGCCTCGATATCGAGGGCGTTGGCCAGCTGATCGAGATCGCGGTGCAGAAGGGCCGCAAGACGCGCCCCGACATCAAACTGGGCATCTGCGGCGAGCATGGCGGCGATCCTGCCAGCATCGCGTTCTGCGAGACCACCGGCCTCGATTATGTCAGCGCCTCGCCCTATCGCGTGCCGATCGCAAGGTTGGCTGCGGCACAGGCGGCGCTGAAGAAGGCCTGA
- a CDS encoding DUF1254 domain-containing protein has protein sequence MSRWIGPLIVAVLAALAAWYTTLAAAPMVIMDRAWEQLAAQSGFNRMAHGPLVTAESQTIVRPSPDLAYSVCAFDLTQGPLRVHAHPVPGHYWSLTVFDSETNVAFVESDRDSKGAPVEVILSTADQTVPGGARKVTMPGAKGVALLRVLLNDRAEFDAVTGYRKQSYCQPLKQP, from the coding sequence ATGAGCCGCTGGATCGGACCGCTGATCGTCGCCGTGCTGGCTGCGCTGGCAGCCTGGTACACCACCCTGGCCGCAGCCCCGATGGTGATCATGGACCGCGCCTGGGAGCAGCTGGCGGCGCAATCGGGCTTCAACCGCATGGCGCACGGCCCGCTGGTCACCGCCGAAAGCCAGACCATCGTGCGGCCCAGCCCGGATCTTGCCTATTCGGTGTGTGCGTTCGATCTGACCCAGGGGCCGCTCCGCGTGCATGCGCACCCCGTGCCCGGCCATTACTGGTCGCTTACCGTGTTCGACAGCGAGACCAACGTCGCGTTCGTCGAAAGCGATCGCGACAGCAAGGGCGCGCCGGTGGAGGTCATCCTGTCGACCGCCGACCAGACGGTTCCCGGAGGGGCGCGCAAGGTGACCATGCCCGGCGCCAAGGGGGTGGCGCTGCTGCGCGTGCTGCTCAACGACCGCGCGGAATTCGACGCGGTGACTGGCTATCGCAAGCAATCCTATTGCCAACCTTTGAAGCAGCCCTGA